In Salvia miltiorrhiza cultivar Shanhuang (shh) unplaced genomic scaffold, IMPLAD_Smil_shh original_scaffold_414, whole genome shotgun sequence, the following proteins share a genomic window:
- the LOC131004506 gene encoding ribulose bisphosphate carboxylase/oxygenase activase, chloroplastic isoform X6, with the protein MRIQDKYKSKPKPSSGGGGGGGNTNPTAATSSVTNIHACVESGDLTGLQTLLALNPSSLNERSIFLIQTPLHIAASQNKADIMKYLLEWSGAVKVELEANNVYGETPLHEAAKNGCNDAVRMLLQYGANVEARTNEGMIPFNYLPSGVAQNDELMRLCQNLAQQMNDVTQQIYNTCTTMSQYQNVEEPRNYDGGMKGKMDEFELELSKIVGLHELKLQLQKWAKGMLLDEKRRAMGVDLGPRKPPHMAFLGNPGTGKTTVARILGKLLCSVGVLSSDNVTEVQRTDLVGEFLGQTGPKTRKKIEEAMGGILFVDEAYRLAPAESAGNCVEYGVEALEEIMSVLEDGDLLVIFAGYTEPMKRVFSSNEGFCRRVTHLFQFDDFSCRELAEMLLIKMSKQDERSRLFGFKLDSCCSLDAVVSIIERKSSEKLRNRMNGGLVDHLLNNARENLDSRLNFEAKGDELLTIMLSDLEAGLEQLVRRLNLNEEEKIKVVDGGSGEKVKVVPGLQQQAWVN; encoded by the exons ATGAGGATTCAGGACAAGTATAAGTCTAAGCCAAAGCCATCTTCcggtggcggcggtggtggaggaaaTACAAATCCGACGGCGGCGACTTCGTCGGTCACAAACATTCATGCATGCGTCGAGTCTGGAGATCTCACTGGCCTGCAGACGCTACTCGCTCTAAATCCTTCTTCTCTTAACGAAAGGAGCATTTTT TTGATACAGACGCCATTACATATTGCTGCTAGTCAGAACAAAGCTGATATAATGAAGTATTTGTTAGAGTGGAGTGGGGCAGTGAAGGTGGAGTTGGAAGCCAACAACGTC TATGGTGAGACCCCTTTGCACGAGGCAGCTAAGAATGGATGCAACGACGCCGTTAGGATGCTTCTTCAGTACGGTGCCAACGTCGAAGCCAGAACCAAT GAAGGCATGATTCCATTCAATTATCTTCCATCGGGAGTCGCCCAAAACGATGAACTGATGCGCCTCTGCCAAAATCTGGCCCAACAGATGAACGACGTCACACAACAGATTTATAACACCTGTACAACAATGAGCCAATACCAAAATGTGGAAGAGCCAAGGAACTACGACGGTGGGATGAAGGGGAAGATGGATGAATTCGAGTTGGAGCTATCGAAGATAGTAGGACTACACGAGCTGAAGCTGCAGCTTCAAAAATGGGCCAAGGGCATGCTCTTGGACGAGAAGCGTCGTGCCATGGGCGTAGACCTCGGCCCCAGGAAACCGCCTCACATGGCCTTCCTTGGAAATCCCGGGACAG GCAAGACTACAGTTGCAAGAATCCTAGGAAAACTACTCTGTTCTGTTGGTGTTCTGTCTTCTGATAATGTTACGGAGGTGCAGCGAACGGATTTGGTCGGGGAATTTCTCGGCCAAACTGGTCCAAAGACTAGGAAAAAG ATTGAAGAGGCAATGGGTGGGATTTTGTTTGTGGATGAAGCATACCGTCTAGCGCCTGCAGAGTCTGCAGGAAACTGCGTTGAATATGGCGTGGAAGCACTGGAAGAGATCATGTCAGTGTTGGAGGATGGCGATCTCCTTGTGATCTTCGCGGGCTATACGGAGCCCATGAAGCGTGTCTTCTCTTCCAACGAAGGCTTCTGCAGACGGGTAACTCACTTATTCCAGTTCGATGATTTCAGCTGCAGGGAGCTCGCGGAGATGCTGCTGATAAAGATGAGCAAGCAGGATGAGAGGAGCCGGTTGTTCGGGTTTAAGCTCGATTCTTGCTGCAGTCTTGATGCCGTTGTGTCGATTATAGAGAGGAAGTCGAGCGAGAAGCTTAGGAATAGGATGAATGGAGGTTTGGTGGATCATTTGCTCAACAATGCTAGAGAGAATCTTGATTCTAGGCTCAATTTTGAGGCAAAAGGGGATGAGCTATTGACCATCATGTTGAGTGATTTGGAGGCCGGCCTCGAGCAGCTGGTGCGGCGGCTGAATCTTAATGAGGAAGAGAAGATTAAGGTTGTTGATGGAGGAAGTGGAGAGAAGGTGAAGGTTGTTCCTGGTTTACAGCAGCAGGCATGGGTGAATTGA
- the LOC131004506 gene encoding uncharacterized protein LOC131004506 isoform X1, whose amino-acid sequence MRIQDKYKSKPKPSSGGGGGGGNTNPTAATSSVTNIHACVESGDLTGLQTLLALNPSSLNERSIFRTEQVYEWMQLIQTPLHIAASQNKADIMKYLLEWSGAVKVELEANNVYGETPLHEAAKNGCNDAVRMLLQYGANVEARTNNSMTPLHLAVGYALTSGDNSVVKTLSEYNADFSAQDDSFGGQEGMIPFNYLPSGVAQNDELMRLCQNLAQQMNDVTQQIYNTCTTMSQYQNVEEPRNYDGGMKGKMDEFELELSKIVGLHELKLQLQKWAKGMLLDEKRRAMGVDLGPRKPPHMAFLGNPGTGKTTVARILGKLLCSVGVLSSDNVTEVQRTDLVGEFLGQTGPKTRKKIEEAMGGILFVDEAYRLAPAESAGNCVEYGVEALEEIMSVLEDGDLLVIFAGYTEPMKRVFSSNEGFCRRVTHLFQFDDFSCRELAEMLLIKMSKQDERSRLFGFKLDSCCSLDAVVSIIERKSSEKLRNRMNGGLVDHLLNNARENLDSRLNFEAKGDELLTIMLSDLEAGLEQLVRRLNLNEEEKIKVVDGGSGEKVKVVPGLQQQAWVN is encoded by the exons ATGAGGATTCAGGACAAGTATAAGTCTAAGCCAAAGCCATCTTCcggtggcggcggtggtggaggaaaTACAAATCCGACGGCGGCGACTTCGTCGGTCACAAACATTCATGCATGCGTCGAGTCTGGAGATCTCACTGGCCTGCAGACGCTACTCGCTCTAAATCCTTCTTCTCTTAACGAAAGGAGCATTTTT AGAACTGAGCAAGTATATGAATGGATGCAGTTGATACAGACGCCATTACATATTGCTGCTAGTCAGAACAAAGCTGATATAATGAAGTATTTGTTAGAGTGGAGTGGGGCAGTGAAGGTGGAGTTGGAAGCCAACAACGTC TATGGTGAGACCCCTTTGCACGAGGCAGCTAAGAATGGATGCAACGACGCCGTTAGGATGCTTCTTCAGTACGGTGCCAACGTCGAAGCCAGAACCAAT AACTCAATGACTCCATTGCATCTTGCCGTTGGTTATGCGTTGACGTCCGGAGACAACTCCGTTGTCAAGACGTTGTCTGAATACAATGCTGATTTCTCAGCACAAGATGAT AGTTTTGGTGGGCAGGAAGGCATGATTCCATTCAATTATCTTCCATCGGGAGTCGCCCAAAACGATGAACTGATGCGCCTCTGCCAAAATCTGGCCCAACAGATGAACGACGTCACACAACAGATTTATAACACCTGTACAACAATGAGCCAATACCAAAATGTGGAAGAGCCAAGGAACTACGACGGTGGGATGAAGGGGAAGATGGATGAATTCGAGTTGGAGCTATCGAAGATAGTAGGACTACACGAGCTGAAGCTGCAGCTTCAAAAATGGGCCAAGGGCATGCTCTTGGACGAGAAGCGTCGTGCCATGGGCGTAGACCTCGGCCCCAGGAAACCGCCTCACATGGCCTTCCTTGGAAATCCCGGGACAG GCAAGACTACAGTTGCAAGAATCCTAGGAAAACTACTCTGTTCTGTTGGTGTTCTGTCTTCTGATAATGTTACGGAGGTGCAGCGAACGGATTTGGTCGGGGAATTTCTCGGCCAAACTGGTCCAAAGACTAGGAAAAAG ATTGAAGAGGCAATGGGTGGGATTTTGTTTGTGGATGAAGCATACCGTCTAGCGCCTGCAGAGTCTGCAGGAAACTGCGTTGAATATGGCGTGGAAGCACTGGAAGAGATCATGTCAGTGTTGGAGGATGGCGATCTCCTTGTGATCTTCGCGGGCTATACGGAGCCCATGAAGCGTGTCTTCTCTTCCAACGAAGGCTTCTGCAGACGGGTAACTCACTTATTCCAGTTCGATGATTTCAGCTGCAGGGAGCTCGCGGAGATGCTGCTGATAAAGATGAGCAAGCAGGATGAGAGGAGCCGGTTGTTCGGGTTTAAGCTCGATTCTTGCTGCAGTCTTGATGCCGTTGTGTCGATTATAGAGAGGAAGTCGAGCGAGAAGCTTAGGAATAGGATGAATGGAGGTTTGGTGGATCATTTGCTCAACAATGCTAGAGAGAATCTTGATTCTAGGCTCAATTTTGAGGCAAAAGGGGATGAGCTATTGACCATCATGTTGAGTGATTTGGAGGCCGGCCTCGAGCAGCTGGTGCGGCGGCTGAATCTTAATGAGGAAGAGAAGATTAAGGTTGTTGATGGAGGAAGTGGAGAGAAGGTGAAGGTTGTTCCTGGTTTACAGCAGCAGGCATGGGTGAATTGA
- the LOC131004506 gene encoding uncharacterized protein LOC131004506 isoform X2: MRIQDKYKSKPKPSSGGGGGGGNTNPTAATSSVTNIHACVESGDLTGLQTLLALNPSSLNERSIFRTEQVYEWMQLIQTPLHIAASQNKADIMKYLLEWSGAVKVELEANNVYGETPLHEAAKNGCNDAVRMLLQYGANVEARTNNSMTPLHLAVGYALTSGDNSVVKTLSEYNADFSAQDDEGMIPFNYLPSGVAQNDELMRLCQNLAQQMNDVTQQIYNTCTTMSQYQNVEEPRNYDGGMKGKMDEFELELSKIVGLHELKLQLQKWAKGMLLDEKRRAMGVDLGPRKPPHMAFLGNPGTGKTTVARILGKLLCSVGVLSSDNVTEVQRTDLVGEFLGQTGPKTRKKIEEAMGGILFVDEAYRLAPAESAGNCVEYGVEALEEIMSVLEDGDLLVIFAGYTEPMKRVFSSNEGFCRRVTHLFQFDDFSCRELAEMLLIKMSKQDERSRLFGFKLDSCCSLDAVVSIIERKSSEKLRNRMNGGLVDHLLNNARENLDSRLNFEAKGDELLTIMLSDLEAGLEQLVRRLNLNEEEKIKVVDGGSGEKVKVVPGLQQQAWVN, translated from the exons ATGAGGATTCAGGACAAGTATAAGTCTAAGCCAAAGCCATCTTCcggtggcggcggtggtggaggaaaTACAAATCCGACGGCGGCGACTTCGTCGGTCACAAACATTCATGCATGCGTCGAGTCTGGAGATCTCACTGGCCTGCAGACGCTACTCGCTCTAAATCCTTCTTCTCTTAACGAAAGGAGCATTTTT AGAACTGAGCAAGTATATGAATGGATGCAGTTGATACAGACGCCATTACATATTGCTGCTAGTCAGAACAAAGCTGATATAATGAAGTATTTGTTAGAGTGGAGTGGGGCAGTGAAGGTGGAGTTGGAAGCCAACAACGTC TATGGTGAGACCCCTTTGCACGAGGCAGCTAAGAATGGATGCAACGACGCCGTTAGGATGCTTCTTCAGTACGGTGCCAACGTCGAAGCCAGAACCAAT AACTCAATGACTCCATTGCATCTTGCCGTTGGTTATGCGTTGACGTCCGGAGACAACTCCGTTGTCAAGACGTTGTCTGAATACAATGCTGATTTCTCAGCACAAGATGAT GAAGGCATGATTCCATTCAATTATCTTCCATCGGGAGTCGCCCAAAACGATGAACTGATGCGCCTCTGCCAAAATCTGGCCCAACAGATGAACGACGTCACACAACAGATTTATAACACCTGTACAACAATGAGCCAATACCAAAATGTGGAAGAGCCAAGGAACTACGACGGTGGGATGAAGGGGAAGATGGATGAATTCGAGTTGGAGCTATCGAAGATAGTAGGACTACACGAGCTGAAGCTGCAGCTTCAAAAATGGGCCAAGGGCATGCTCTTGGACGAGAAGCGTCGTGCCATGGGCGTAGACCTCGGCCCCAGGAAACCGCCTCACATGGCCTTCCTTGGAAATCCCGGGACAG GCAAGACTACAGTTGCAAGAATCCTAGGAAAACTACTCTGTTCTGTTGGTGTTCTGTCTTCTGATAATGTTACGGAGGTGCAGCGAACGGATTTGGTCGGGGAATTTCTCGGCCAAACTGGTCCAAAGACTAGGAAAAAG ATTGAAGAGGCAATGGGTGGGATTTTGTTTGTGGATGAAGCATACCGTCTAGCGCCTGCAGAGTCTGCAGGAAACTGCGTTGAATATGGCGTGGAAGCACTGGAAGAGATCATGTCAGTGTTGGAGGATGGCGATCTCCTTGTGATCTTCGCGGGCTATACGGAGCCCATGAAGCGTGTCTTCTCTTCCAACGAAGGCTTCTGCAGACGGGTAACTCACTTATTCCAGTTCGATGATTTCAGCTGCAGGGAGCTCGCGGAGATGCTGCTGATAAAGATGAGCAAGCAGGATGAGAGGAGCCGGTTGTTCGGGTTTAAGCTCGATTCTTGCTGCAGTCTTGATGCCGTTGTGTCGATTATAGAGAGGAAGTCGAGCGAGAAGCTTAGGAATAGGATGAATGGAGGTTTGGTGGATCATTTGCTCAACAATGCTAGAGAGAATCTTGATTCTAGGCTCAATTTTGAGGCAAAAGGGGATGAGCTATTGACCATCATGTTGAGTGATTTGGAGGCCGGCCTCGAGCAGCTGGTGCGGCGGCTGAATCTTAATGAGGAAGAGAAGATTAAGGTTGTTGATGGAGGAAGTGGAGAGAAGGTGAAGGTTGTTCCTGGTTTACAGCAGCAGGCATGGGTGAATTGA
- the LOC131004506 gene encoding ribulose bisphosphate carboxylase/oxygenase activase, chloroplastic isoform X3 yields the protein MRIQDKYKSKPKPSSGGGGGGGNTNPTAATSSVTNIHACVESGDLTGLQTLLALNPSSLNERSIFLIQTPLHIAASQNKADIMKYLLEWSGAVKVELEANNVYGETPLHEAAKNGCNDAVRMLLQYGANVEARTNNSMTPLHLAVGYALTSGDNSVVKTLSEYNADFSAQDDSFGGQEGMIPFNYLPSGVAQNDELMRLCQNLAQQMNDVTQQIYNTCTTMSQYQNVEEPRNYDGGMKGKMDEFELELSKIVGLHELKLQLQKWAKGMLLDEKRRAMGVDLGPRKPPHMAFLGNPGTGKTTVARILGKLLCSVGVLSSDNVTEVQRTDLVGEFLGQTGPKTRKKIEEAMGGILFVDEAYRLAPAESAGNCVEYGVEALEEIMSVLEDGDLLVIFAGYTEPMKRVFSSNEGFCRRVTHLFQFDDFSCRELAEMLLIKMSKQDERSRLFGFKLDSCCSLDAVVSIIERKSSEKLRNRMNGGLVDHLLNNARENLDSRLNFEAKGDELLTIMLSDLEAGLEQLVRRLNLNEEEKIKVVDGGSGEKVKVVPGLQQQAWVN from the exons ATGAGGATTCAGGACAAGTATAAGTCTAAGCCAAAGCCATCTTCcggtggcggcggtggtggaggaaaTACAAATCCGACGGCGGCGACTTCGTCGGTCACAAACATTCATGCATGCGTCGAGTCTGGAGATCTCACTGGCCTGCAGACGCTACTCGCTCTAAATCCTTCTTCTCTTAACGAAAGGAGCATTTTT TTGATACAGACGCCATTACATATTGCTGCTAGTCAGAACAAAGCTGATATAATGAAGTATTTGTTAGAGTGGAGTGGGGCAGTGAAGGTGGAGTTGGAAGCCAACAACGTC TATGGTGAGACCCCTTTGCACGAGGCAGCTAAGAATGGATGCAACGACGCCGTTAGGATGCTTCTTCAGTACGGTGCCAACGTCGAAGCCAGAACCAAT AACTCAATGACTCCATTGCATCTTGCCGTTGGTTATGCGTTGACGTCCGGAGACAACTCCGTTGTCAAGACGTTGTCTGAATACAATGCTGATTTCTCAGCACAAGATGAT AGTTTTGGTGGGCAGGAAGGCATGATTCCATTCAATTATCTTCCATCGGGAGTCGCCCAAAACGATGAACTGATGCGCCTCTGCCAAAATCTGGCCCAACAGATGAACGACGTCACACAACAGATTTATAACACCTGTACAACAATGAGCCAATACCAAAATGTGGAAGAGCCAAGGAACTACGACGGTGGGATGAAGGGGAAGATGGATGAATTCGAGTTGGAGCTATCGAAGATAGTAGGACTACACGAGCTGAAGCTGCAGCTTCAAAAATGGGCCAAGGGCATGCTCTTGGACGAGAAGCGTCGTGCCATGGGCGTAGACCTCGGCCCCAGGAAACCGCCTCACATGGCCTTCCTTGGAAATCCCGGGACAG GCAAGACTACAGTTGCAAGAATCCTAGGAAAACTACTCTGTTCTGTTGGTGTTCTGTCTTCTGATAATGTTACGGAGGTGCAGCGAACGGATTTGGTCGGGGAATTTCTCGGCCAAACTGGTCCAAAGACTAGGAAAAAG ATTGAAGAGGCAATGGGTGGGATTTTGTTTGTGGATGAAGCATACCGTCTAGCGCCTGCAGAGTCTGCAGGAAACTGCGTTGAATATGGCGTGGAAGCACTGGAAGAGATCATGTCAGTGTTGGAGGATGGCGATCTCCTTGTGATCTTCGCGGGCTATACGGAGCCCATGAAGCGTGTCTTCTCTTCCAACGAAGGCTTCTGCAGACGGGTAACTCACTTATTCCAGTTCGATGATTTCAGCTGCAGGGAGCTCGCGGAGATGCTGCTGATAAAGATGAGCAAGCAGGATGAGAGGAGCCGGTTGTTCGGGTTTAAGCTCGATTCTTGCTGCAGTCTTGATGCCGTTGTGTCGATTATAGAGAGGAAGTCGAGCGAGAAGCTTAGGAATAGGATGAATGGAGGTTTGGTGGATCATTTGCTCAACAATGCTAGAGAGAATCTTGATTCTAGGCTCAATTTTGAGGCAAAAGGGGATGAGCTATTGACCATCATGTTGAGTGATTTGGAGGCCGGCCTCGAGCAGCTGGTGCGGCGGCTGAATCTTAATGAGGAAGAGAAGATTAAGGTTGTTGATGGAGGAAGTGGAGAGAAGGTGAAGGTTGTTCCTGGTTTACAGCAGCAGGCATGGGTGAATTGA
- the LOC131004506 gene encoding ribulose bisphosphate carboxylase/oxygenase activase, chloroplastic isoform X4: MRIQDKYKSKPKPSSGGGGGGGNTNPTAATSSVTNIHACVESGDLTGLQTLLALNPSSLNERSIFLIQTPLHIAASQNKADIMKYLLEWSGAVKVELEANNVYGETPLHEAAKNGCNDAVRMLLQYGANVEARTNNSMTPLHLAVGYALTSGDNSVVKTLSEYNADFSAQDDEGMIPFNYLPSGVAQNDELMRLCQNLAQQMNDVTQQIYNTCTTMSQYQNVEEPRNYDGGMKGKMDEFELELSKIVGLHELKLQLQKWAKGMLLDEKRRAMGVDLGPRKPPHMAFLGNPGTGKTTVARILGKLLCSVGVLSSDNVTEVQRTDLVGEFLGQTGPKTRKKIEEAMGGILFVDEAYRLAPAESAGNCVEYGVEALEEIMSVLEDGDLLVIFAGYTEPMKRVFSSNEGFCRRVTHLFQFDDFSCRELAEMLLIKMSKQDERSRLFGFKLDSCCSLDAVVSIIERKSSEKLRNRMNGGLVDHLLNNARENLDSRLNFEAKGDELLTIMLSDLEAGLEQLVRRLNLNEEEKIKVVDGGSGEKVKVVPGLQQQAWVN; encoded by the exons ATGAGGATTCAGGACAAGTATAAGTCTAAGCCAAAGCCATCTTCcggtggcggcggtggtggaggaaaTACAAATCCGACGGCGGCGACTTCGTCGGTCACAAACATTCATGCATGCGTCGAGTCTGGAGATCTCACTGGCCTGCAGACGCTACTCGCTCTAAATCCTTCTTCTCTTAACGAAAGGAGCATTTTT TTGATACAGACGCCATTACATATTGCTGCTAGTCAGAACAAAGCTGATATAATGAAGTATTTGTTAGAGTGGAGTGGGGCAGTGAAGGTGGAGTTGGAAGCCAACAACGTC TATGGTGAGACCCCTTTGCACGAGGCAGCTAAGAATGGATGCAACGACGCCGTTAGGATGCTTCTTCAGTACGGTGCCAACGTCGAAGCCAGAACCAAT AACTCAATGACTCCATTGCATCTTGCCGTTGGTTATGCGTTGACGTCCGGAGACAACTCCGTTGTCAAGACGTTGTCTGAATACAATGCTGATTTCTCAGCACAAGATGAT GAAGGCATGATTCCATTCAATTATCTTCCATCGGGAGTCGCCCAAAACGATGAACTGATGCGCCTCTGCCAAAATCTGGCCCAACAGATGAACGACGTCACACAACAGATTTATAACACCTGTACAACAATGAGCCAATACCAAAATGTGGAAGAGCCAAGGAACTACGACGGTGGGATGAAGGGGAAGATGGATGAATTCGAGTTGGAGCTATCGAAGATAGTAGGACTACACGAGCTGAAGCTGCAGCTTCAAAAATGGGCCAAGGGCATGCTCTTGGACGAGAAGCGTCGTGCCATGGGCGTAGACCTCGGCCCCAGGAAACCGCCTCACATGGCCTTCCTTGGAAATCCCGGGACAG GCAAGACTACAGTTGCAAGAATCCTAGGAAAACTACTCTGTTCTGTTGGTGTTCTGTCTTCTGATAATGTTACGGAGGTGCAGCGAACGGATTTGGTCGGGGAATTTCTCGGCCAAACTGGTCCAAAGACTAGGAAAAAG ATTGAAGAGGCAATGGGTGGGATTTTGTTTGTGGATGAAGCATACCGTCTAGCGCCTGCAGAGTCTGCAGGAAACTGCGTTGAATATGGCGTGGAAGCACTGGAAGAGATCATGTCAGTGTTGGAGGATGGCGATCTCCTTGTGATCTTCGCGGGCTATACGGAGCCCATGAAGCGTGTCTTCTCTTCCAACGAAGGCTTCTGCAGACGGGTAACTCACTTATTCCAGTTCGATGATTTCAGCTGCAGGGAGCTCGCGGAGATGCTGCTGATAAAGATGAGCAAGCAGGATGAGAGGAGCCGGTTGTTCGGGTTTAAGCTCGATTCTTGCTGCAGTCTTGATGCCGTTGTGTCGATTATAGAGAGGAAGTCGAGCGAGAAGCTTAGGAATAGGATGAATGGAGGTTTGGTGGATCATTTGCTCAACAATGCTAGAGAGAATCTTGATTCTAGGCTCAATTTTGAGGCAAAAGGGGATGAGCTATTGACCATCATGTTGAGTGATTTGGAGGCCGGCCTCGAGCAGCTGGTGCGGCGGCTGAATCTTAATGAGGAAGAGAAGATTAAGGTTGTTGATGGAGGAAGTGGAGAGAAGGTGAAGGTTGTTCCTGGTTTACAGCAGCAGGCATGGGTGAATTGA
- the LOC131004506 gene encoding ribulose bisphosphate carboxylase/oxygenase activase, chloroplastic isoform X5: MRIQDKYKSKPKPSSGGGGGGGNTNPTAATSSVTNIHACVESGDLTGLQTLLALNPSSLNERSIFRTEQVYEWMQLIQTPLHIAASQNKADIMKYLLEWSGAVKVELEANNVYGETPLHEAAKNGCNDAVRMLLQYGANVEARTNEGMIPFNYLPSGVAQNDELMRLCQNLAQQMNDVTQQIYNTCTTMSQYQNVEEPRNYDGGMKGKMDEFELELSKIVGLHELKLQLQKWAKGMLLDEKRRAMGVDLGPRKPPHMAFLGNPGTGKTTVARILGKLLCSVGVLSSDNVTEVQRTDLVGEFLGQTGPKTRKKIEEAMGGILFVDEAYRLAPAESAGNCVEYGVEALEEIMSVLEDGDLLVIFAGYTEPMKRVFSSNEGFCRRVTHLFQFDDFSCRELAEMLLIKMSKQDERSRLFGFKLDSCCSLDAVVSIIERKSSEKLRNRMNGGLVDHLLNNARENLDSRLNFEAKGDELLTIMLSDLEAGLEQLVRRLNLNEEEKIKVVDGGSGEKVKVVPGLQQQAWVN; this comes from the exons ATGAGGATTCAGGACAAGTATAAGTCTAAGCCAAAGCCATCTTCcggtggcggcggtggtggaggaaaTACAAATCCGACGGCGGCGACTTCGTCGGTCACAAACATTCATGCATGCGTCGAGTCTGGAGATCTCACTGGCCTGCAGACGCTACTCGCTCTAAATCCTTCTTCTCTTAACGAAAGGAGCATTTTT AGAACTGAGCAAGTATATGAATGGATGCAGTTGATACAGACGCCATTACATATTGCTGCTAGTCAGAACAAAGCTGATATAATGAAGTATTTGTTAGAGTGGAGTGGGGCAGTGAAGGTGGAGTTGGAAGCCAACAACGTC TATGGTGAGACCCCTTTGCACGAGGCAGCTAAGAATGGATGCAACGACGCCGTTAGGATGCTTCTTCAGTACGGTGCCAACGTCGAAGCCAGAACCAAT GAAGGCATGATTCCATTCAATTATCTTCCATCGGGAGTCGCCCAAAACGATGAACTGATGCGCCTCTGCCAAAATCTGGCCCAACAGATGAACGACGTCACACAACAGATTTATAACACCTGTACAACAATGAGCCAATACCAAAATGTGGAAGAGCCAAGGAACTACGACGGTGGGATGAAGGGGAAGATGGATGAATTCGAGTTGGAGCTATCGAAGATAGTAGGACTACACGAGCTGAAGCTGCAGCTTCAAAAATGGGCCAAGGGCATGCTCTTGGACGAGAAGCGTCGTGCCATGGGCGTAGACCTCGGCCCCAGGAAACCGCCTCACATGGCCTTCCTTGGAAATCCCGGGACAG GCAAGACTACAGTTGCAAGAATCCTAGGAAAACTACTCTGTTCTGTTGGTGTTCTGTCTTCTGATAATGTTACGGAGGTGCAGCGAACGGATTTGGTCGGGGAATTTCTCGGCCAAACTGGTCCAAAGACTAGGAAAAAG ATTGAAGAGGCAATGGGTGGGATTTTGTTTGTGGATGAAGCATACCGTCTAGCGCCTGCAGAGTCTGCAGGAAACTGCGTTGAATATGGCGTGGAAGCACTGGAAGAGATCATGTCAGTGTTGGAGGATGGCGATCTCCTTGTGATCTTCGCGGGCTATACGGAGCCCATGAAGCGTGTCTTCTCTTCCAACGAAGGCTTCTGCAGACGGGTAACTCACTTATTCCAGTTCGATGATTTCAGCTGCAGGGAGCTCGCGGAGATGCTGCTGATAAAGATGAGCAAGCAGGATGAGAGGAGCCGGTTGTTCGGGTTTAAGCTCGATTCTTGCTGCAGTCTTGATGCCGTTGTGTCGATTATAGAGAGGAAGTCGAGCGAGAAGCTTAGGAATAGGATGAATGGAGGTTTGGTGGATCATTTGCTCAACAATGCTAGAGAGAATCTTGATTCTAGGCTCAATTTTGAGGCAAAAGGGGATGAGCTATTGACCATCATGTTGAGTGATTTGGAGGCCGGCCTCGAGCAGCTGGTGCGGCGGCTGAATCTTAATGAGGAAGAGAAGATTAAGGTTGTTGATGGAGGAAGTGGAGAGAAGGTGAAGGTTGTTCCTGGTTTACAGCAGCAGGCATGGGTGAATTGA